The Desulfuromonas versatilis genome has a segment encoding these proteins:
- a CDS encoding CheR family methyltransferase, with protein sequence MKDFRILLVDEGREEPRLARILSGFGCPVERCAADESALAAVRHAEPDVVVLDLGAGGSEGLVTLRRILTNRSTRHIPVIVTAAQAALEYELLDAFDFLVHPVDERRLLEDLALLAGHRGERDVLPEELPGQELELFQDYLHRHSGLHFDRRNAKLLERGLARRMRALGLASYRRYFDYLENHAESRRELGKLLGLLTVGETYFFRYLPHFEALVLTVLPEVLRRNHASRRLRIWSAGCSTGEEPYSIALVLAEHFPQLAGWQVEILATDVNKQALKGAREGLFGPRSVRLVEPGWLEKYFRREGRHFRLEAGIRERVRFEPLNLQTGSYPAAENGTADLDMIFCRNVMIYFRPETTRKIVERFASCLRPRGYLFLGHSETLMNISERFSRVSAAGGFLYQLDSEKEGRHLQPEAQLSRPPAAVREELPGWQPEPGSRPAPALPAAPATPLPAAGEPQRDYLQAREAFDKEDFAVAQGLFARVLEAEPGHVGALLGMGFVHANQGRYEQAQLFCEQALAEDDLCPEAYFLRGLLAEGRDDPEAAAGDYRRALWLEMKFILPHYNLSRIHARLGRPAEARRELRNVIRLLEKSPAGALVPCSGGVSREVFLEICRRELAAAPGPERASPPVNPAKNRGSSR encoded by the coding sequence ATGAAGGATTTTCGCATCCTGCTGGTTGACGAGGGGAGGGAGGAGCCGCGGCTGGCGCGGATTCTGAGCGGATTCGGGTGCCCCGTGGAGCGCTGCGCGGCCGATGAGAGCGCCCTGGCGGCGGTGCGGCATGCAGAGCCCGACGTCGTGGTGCTCGACCTGGGCGCAGGCGGGAGCGAAGGGCTGGTCACCCTGCGGCGCATCCTTACCAATCGCAGCACCCGCCATATCCCGGTGATCGTCACCGCCGCCCAGGCGGCCCTGGAGTACGAGCTGCTCGACGCCTTCGATTTCCTCGTCCACCCGGTCGATGAGCGACGCCTGCTGGAGGACCTGGCCCTGCTTGCCGGGCATCGCGGGGAGCGGGACGTCCTCCCCGAAGAGTTGCCGGGGCAGGAGCTCGAGCTGTTCCAGGATTACCTGCACCGCCACAGCGGGCTGCACTTCGACCGGCGCAACGCCAAACTGCTCGAGCGGGGGCTGGCGCGGCGCATGCGGGCGCTGGGCCTGGCAAGCTACCGGCGCTATTTCGACTACCTGGAGAACCACGCCGAGAGCCGCCGCGAACTGGGCAAGCTGCTCGGTCTGCTGACCGTCGGCGAAACCTACTTTTTCCGCTACTTGCCCCATTTCGAGGCGCTGGTCCTGACGGTTCTGCCCGAGGTCCTCAGGCGCAACCACGCCTCGCGCAGGCTGCGTATCTGGTCGGCGGGCTGTTCCACCGGCGAGGAGCCCTACAGCATCGCCCTGGTGCTGGCCGAACACTTTCCCCAGTTGGCCGGCTGGCAGGTGGAGATTCTTGCCACCGACGTCAACAAGCAGGCGCTGAAGGGCGCCCGAGAAGGGCTCTTCGGCCCCCGCTCGGTGCGCTTGGTCGAGCCTGGCTGGCTGGAGAAGTACTTTCGCCGCGAGGGACGTCATTTCCGGCTCGAAGCCGGGATTCGCGAGCGGGTGCGCTTCGAACCGTTGAACCTGCAGACCGGCAGTTACCCCGCGGCGGAGAACGGCACGGCGGATCTCGACATGATCTTCTGCCGCAACGTGATGATCTATTTCCGCCCCGAAACCACCCGCAAGATCGTCGAGCGTTTCGCCTCCTGCCTGCGGCCCCGGGGATACCTGTTTCTCGGCCACTCGGAAACCCTTATGAACATTTCCGAGCGATTTTCCCGGGTGAGCGCCGCAGGAGGTTTTCTCTACCAGTTGGACAGCGAGAAAGAGGGCCGTCACCTGCAACCCGAAGCCCAACTCAGCCGGCCGCCTGCGGCGGTTCGGGAGGAGCTGCCGGGGTGGCAGCCGGAACCCGGTTCCCGGCCCGCGCCGGCTCTGCCTGCCGCCCCTGCCACCCCCCTGCCGGCAGCTGGAGAGCCGCAGAGGGATTACCTGCAGGCTCGCGAGGCCTTCGACAAAGAGGACTTCGCGGTCGCCCAGGGACTATTCGCGCGGGTCCTCGAGGCCGAGCCCGGCCACGTCGGCGCCCTGCTGGGGATGGGTTTCGTGCATGCCAACCAGGGGCGCTACGAGCAGGCGCAGCTCTTCTGCGAGCAGGCCCTGGCCGAGGACGATCTCTGCCCTGAAGCGTACTTTCTGCGGGGCCTGCTGGCCGAAGGGCGCGACGACCCCGAGGCGGCCGCCGGTGATTATCGGCGGGCTCTGTGGCTGGAGATGAAGTTCATCCTGCCCCATTACAACCTCAGCCGGATCCATGCCCGGCTCGGCAGGCCCGCCGAGGCGCGGCGCGAGTTGCGCAATGTCATCCGGCTGCTCGAGAAAAGTCCGGCAGGGGCCCTGGTCCCCTGCTCCGGGGGGGTGTCCCGGGAGGTGTTTCTGGAGATCTGCCGGCGAGAGTTGGCTGCCGCCCCCGGGCCGGAGCGGGCCTCGCCCCCGGTTAACCCTGCGAAGAATAGGGGCAGCAGCCGATGA
- the ispD gene encoding 2-C-methyl-D-erythritol 4-phosphate cytidylyltransferase, translating to MNVTVLIPAAGMGNRMGAAVNKQYLALAGRPILAHTLALFERHPRVDHIYIISPTAEIDYCRSEIVARYGFAKVRQVVAGGAERQDSVRNGLEACGAAETDVVLIHDGVRPFFPPALLEPVVASAASVGGCVVGVPVKDTIKQVAAGRIEGTPDRRGLWQAQTPQAFRFGLILQAHRRALAEGFSGTDDASLFERLGLPVAMLEGSYRNIKITTPEDLVLARAFYADSAEGQS from the coding sequence ATGAACGTCACTGTACTGATCCCCGCCGCCGGCATGGGCAACCGGATGGGCGCCGCTGTCAACAAGCAGTATCTTGCCCTGGCCGGCCGACCGATTCTGGCCCACACCCTGGCCCTGTTCGAGCGCCATCCCCGCGTCGACCATATCTACATCATTTCACCGACCGCCGAGATCGATTACTGCCGCAGCGAGATCGTAGCACGCTACGGCTTCGCCAAGGTGCGCCAGGTCGTGGCCGGCGGCGCCGAGCGCCAGGACTCGGTGCGCAACGGGCTGGAGGCCTGCGGCGCGGCGGAGACCGACGTGGTGCTGATCCATGACGGGGTGCGCCCGTTCTTCCCGCCGGCGCTGCTCGAGCCGGTGGTGGCCAGCGCCGCTTCGGTGGGGGGGTGCGTGGTCGGCGTGCCGGTCAAGGACACCATCAAGCAGGTGGCCGCCGGACGCATCGAGGGGACACCCGACCGGCGTGGCCTCTGGCAGGCGCAGACCCCGCAGGCCTTTCGCTTCGGGCTGATTCTCCAGGCCCATCGCCGGGCCCTCGCCGAGGGGTTCTCCGGCACCGATGACGCCTCGCTGTTCGAGCGGCTCGGGCTGCCGGTGGCGATGCTCGAGGGGAGTTATCGCAACATCAAGATCACCACGCCAGAGGACCTGGTCCTGGCGCGGGCTTTTTACGCCGATTCGGCAGAGGGCCAATCATGA
- a CDS encoding methyl-accepting chemotaxis protein, with protein sequence MNWYRSRLSAKIVVPLILVLVVILGTFATVLVQKRGAALRETLLSKARAMALVGASSMERALEDTLDSGALSRAELFDTDYQRITEGPLAGASAPKYHTAYDRLLDERIQAVLDVFLDADPMVEFAVLVDRKGYLPTHNTRYSQPLTGDQARDLVNNRTKRIFDDPVGLAAARYDGSDGNRVLRQVYRRDTGEELWDLVAPVYVRGDHWGGFRIGFSIEQTERAIAELRDTVLIAMLLVLLAASLTIYLIVRRVTRPLKEVTEVAERIAGGKLEETIEVGDPDEIGQLAESFNRMTQGIVRSLKGEIERSGHLLASVKEAIQQLSSSSNEIMAISAQQSSGANQQASAVQEATTTSEEIAVTAKQVAENARSVEALAEKASEATSGGLRSVQDAVGGMGQLRQRVESISSAMLELGENSREIGGIVEIIDEISDQTNLLALNAAIEAAGAGEAGKRFSVVATEVQRLAERTVVATKQIKQLIEEIQKATNSTIMLTEEGTKGVDLASSLVAKISEGLEHIARMVGETTRAAREIKVSTQQQTSASEQMAETIAEVRDVAAQVADSAGETAQAIAELNDLAERLRSLVEERG encoded by the coding sequence GTGAACTGGTACCGGAGCCGGCTTTCTGCAAAAATCGTGGTGCCGTTGATCCTGGTTTTGGTCGTGATTCTGGGGACCTTTGCCACTGTGCTGGTCCAGAAACGGGGAGCGGCCCTGCGCGAAACGCTGCTTTCCAAAGCGCGTGCCATGGCGCTGGTGGGGGCCAGCAGCATGGAGAGGGCCCTTGAAGACACCCTCGACAGCGGCGCCTTGAGCCGGGCGGAACTGTTCGATACCGACTACCAGCGCATCACCGAAGGGCCGCTGGCCGGGGCGAGCGCCCCCAAGTACCATACGGCCTATGACCGGCTGCTCGATGAGAGAATCCAGGCGGTACTCGATGTCTTTCTCGACGCCGATCCCATGGTGGAATTCGCCGTGCTGGTCGATCGCAAGGGCTACCTGCCGACCCACAACACCCGCTATTCACAGCCGCTGACCGGCGACCAGGCCCGCGACCTGGTCAACAACCGCACCAAGCGGATCTTCGACGATCCTGTCGGACTGGCCGCGGCCCGCTACGACGGCAGCGACGGCAACCGGGTGCTGCGCCAGGTCTACCGGCGCGATACCGGGGAGGAGCTCTGGGACCTGGTCGCCCCGGTTTACGTCAGGGGAGATCACTGGGGAGGCTTCCGTATCGGTTTCTCCATCGAGCAGACCGAGCGGGCCATCGCCGAGCTGCGTGACACGGTGCTGATCGCCATGCTGCTGGTGCTGCTGGCCGCCTCGCTGACCATCTACCTGATCGTGCGCCGGGTGACCCGGCCGCTTAAGGAGGTGACGGAGGTCGCCGAGCGGATCGCCGGGGGCAAGCTGGAGGAGACCATCGAGGTCGGCGATCCCGACGAGATCGGCCAGCTGGCCGAATCCTTCAACCGCATGACCCAGGGTATCGTGCGCAGCCTCAAGGGGGAGATCGAGCGCAGCGGCCACCTGCTGGCGAGCGTCAAGGAGGCCATCCAGCAGCTCTCCAGCAGCAGCAACGAGATCATGGCCATCTCCGCCCAGCAGTCCTCGGGGGCCAACCAGCAGGCCTCGGCCGTCCAGGAGGCGACCACTACCTCCGAGGAGATCGCGGTGACCGCCAAGCAGGTGGCGGAGAACGCCCGCAGCGTCGAGGCCCTCGCCGAGAAGGCCAGCGAGGCCACCTCCGGGGGGCTGCGGTCGGTACAGGATGCGGTCGGCGGCATGGGCCAGCTGCGCCAGCGGGTCGAGTCGATCTCCAGCGCCATGCTCGAACTGGGGGAGAACTCCCGGGAGATCGGCGGCATCGTCGAGATCATCGACGAGATCTCCGACCAGACCAACCTGCTGGCGCTCAACGCGGCCATCGAGGCGGCCGGCGCCGGCGAGGCGGGCAAGCGCTTCTCGGTGGTGGCCACCGAGGTGCAGCGCCTGGCCGAGCGGACCGTGGTCGCCACCAAGCAGATCAAGCAGCTCATCGAGGAGATCCAGAAGGCGACCAACTCCACCATCATGCTCACCGAGGAGGGAACCAAGGGGGTCGACCTGGCCAGCTCGCTGGTGGCGAAAATCTCCGAGGGGCTGGAGCACATTGCCAGGATGGTGGGCGAAACCACCCGCGCCGCCCGCGAGATCAAAGTCTCCACCCAGCAGCAGACCTCCGCCAGCGAGCAGATGGCCGAGACCATCGCCGAGGTGCGCGACGTGGCTGCCCAGGTAGCCGATTCTGCCGGCGAGACCGCCCAGGCCATCGCCGAGCTGAACGATCTCGCCGAGCGGCTGCGCAGCCTGGTGGAGGAGCGGGGCTAG
- a CDS encoding glutamine--tRNA ligase/YqeY domain fusion protein, protein MSTPEVSPAVNFIRHIIDQDLETAKYEGRVVTRFPPEPNGYLHIGHAKSICLNFGLAAAYGGACHLRFDDTNPIKEEDEYVEAIKADVRWLGFDWGANLFYASDYFEKLYQYAVALINKGKAYVCSLSAEEIREHRGTLTEPGKDSPYRNRSVEENLALFEKMRRGEFADGAHVLRAKIDMASPNLNLRDPVMYRILTAHHHRTGDKWCIYPMYDFAHGQSDSIERITHSICTLEFEDHRPLYDWFIRELGIYAPQQIEFARLNLTYTVMSKRKLLELVGEKHVSGWDDPRMPTLTGMRRRGYSPAAIRNFCERIGVGKSDSLIDMSVLEDCVREDLNEVAPRALAVLQPLKVVIENYPEGQVEYFEAANHPQKPEMGSRQVPFSREIYIERDDFMEDPPKKFFRLAPGREVRLRFAYFVRCDEVVKDANGEVVELRCSYDPETRGGSAPDGRKVKGTIHWVSAAHALPAEVRLYDRLFTVPNPGSKQSDYREQLNPESLVKLSGCRVEPGLAEAAVGEPRQFERLGYFCADRDSAPEALVFNRTVTLRDSWAKQEQG, encoded by the coding sequence ATGTCGACGCCCGAGGTATCGCCCGCTGTCAATTTCATCCGCCACATCATCGATCAGGACCTGGAGACCGCCAAGTACGAGGGCCGGGTGGTCACCCGGTTTCCGCCCGAACCCAACGGCTATCTGCACATCGGCCATGCCAAGAGCATCTGCCTCAATTTCGGCCTGGCCGCCGCCTACGGCGGGGCCTGCCACCTGCGCTTCGACGATACCAACCCGATCAAGGAAGAGGACGAGTACGTCGAGGCCATCAAGGCCGACGTGCGCTGGCTCGGCTTCGACTGGGGGGCCAACCTGTTCTACGCCTCGGATTACTTCGAAAAGCTCTACCAGTACGCCGTGGCGCTGATCAACAAGGGCAAGGCCTATGTCTGCAGCCTGAGCGCCGAAGAGATCCGCGAGCACCGCGGCACCCTCACCGAGCCCGGCAAGGACAGCCCCTACCGCAACCGCAGCGTGGAGGAGAACCTGGCGCTGTTCGAAAAGATGCGCCGGGGCGAGTTCGCCGACGGCGCCCACGTGCTGCGGGCCAAGATCGACATGGCCTCGCCCAACCTGAACCTGCGCGACCCGGTCATGTACCGCATCCTGACGGCCCACCACCACCGTACCGGGGACAAGTGGTGCATCTACCCCATGTACGACTTCGCCCACGGCCAGTCCGACTCCATCGAGCGGATCACCCACTCGATCTGCACCCTGGAGTTCGAAGACCACCGGCCGCTCTACGACTGGTTCATCCGCGAACTCGGCATCTACGCCCCCCAGCAGATCGAATTCGCCCGCCTCAACCTGACCTACACGGTGATGAGCAAGCGCAAGCTGCTCGAACTGGTGGGGGAAAAACATGTCTCGGGTTGGGACGACCCGCGCATGCCGACCCTCACCGGGATGCGTCGGCGCGGCTACTCCCCCGCGGCGATCCGCAATTTCTGCGAGCGCATCGGGGTCGGCAAGAGCGACAGCCTGATCGACATGAGCGTGCTCGAGGACTGCGTGCGCGAGGACCTCAACGAGGTGGCGCCCCGCGCCCTGGCGGTGCTGCAGCCGCTCAAGGTGGTCATCGAGAACTATCCCGAAGGCCAGGTCGAGTATTTCGAGGCGGCCAACCACCCGCAGAAACCCGAGATGGGCAGCCGCCAGGTCCCCTTCTCCCGCGAGATCTACATCGAGCGCGACGACTTCATGGAGGATCCGCCGAAAAAGTTCTTCCGCCTGGCGCCGGGGCGCGAGGTGCGCCTGCGCTTCGCCTACTTCGTCCGCTGCGACGAGGTGGTGAAGGACGCCAACGGCGAGGTGGTCGAACTGCGCTGCAGCTACGACCCCGAGACCCGCGGCGGCTCTGCCCCCGACGGGCGCAAGGTCAAGGGGACCATCCACTGGGTCTCCGCCGCCCATGCCCTGCCCGCCGAGGTGCGCCTCTACGACCGGCTGTTCACCGTGCCCAACCCGGGCAGCAAGCAGAGCGACTACCGCGAGCAGCTCAACCCCGAGTCGCTGGTCAAACTCAGCGGCTGTCGGGTGGAGCCTGGCCTTGCCGAGGCGGCAGTCGGCGAGCCCCGGCAGTTCGAGCGGCTCGGCTACTTCTGCGCCGACCGGGATTCGGCGCCGGAGGCCCTGGTTTTCAACCGGACGGTGACCCTGCGCGACTCCTGGGCCAAGCAGGAGCAGGGCTGA
- a CDS encoding chemotaxis protein CheW, with protein sequence MSEQKRRHRPNAEELRETLRQMREEYWQGIDQPPAAEDRQQREILVFRIGGERFAVPSVLAREVLRLPQVVRVPMVQEAIRGIINLRGEIVAVTDLARLLGQAAQELDPAGRLVVVRAAGITTALLVARVEGIRRVAADAVEPLSHGLAGLPREAVEGQVSLEGELLVLLDLKQILCRPEFVVDQQKG encoded by the coding sequence ATGAGTGAGCAGAAAAGGCGCCACAGGCCCAATGCCGAAGAGCTTCGGGAAACCCTGCGGCAGATGCGCGAGGAGTACTGGCAGGGGATCGACCAGCCACCCGCCGCGGAAGACCGGCAGCAGCGGGAAATCCTGGTCTTTCGCATCGGCGGCGAACGCTTCGCCGTCCCCTCTGTTTTGGCCCGCGAGGTACTGCGCCTGCCCCAGGTGGTCCGAGTGCCGATGGTGCAGGAGGCGATCCGCGGCATCATCAACCTGCGCGGGGAGATCGTCGCGGTCACCGATCTGGCCCGTCTGCTCGGCCAGGCGGCCCAGGAATTGGACCCCGCCGGGCGCCTGGTGGTAGTCCGGGCCGCGGGGATAACCACGGCCCTGCTGGTCGCCCGGGTCGAAGGCATCCGGCGGGTTGCCGCCGATGCCGTGGAGCCTCTCAGCCACGGTCTGGCCGGACTGCCGCGCGAAGCCGTCGAGGGCCAGGTCAGCCTCGAGGGCGAGTTGCTGGTGCTGCTCGATCTTAAGCAGATTCTTTGTCGCCCGGAGTTCGTGGTCGATCAGCAAAAGGGCTGA
- a CDS encoding tetratricopeptide repeat protein, whose amino-acid sequence MPIAGILLLALLFAPLPVAHAGEAALESGHSFADALFAEGDYYRAITEYKRFLHHHPASPLAPGAALRIGECFVAGERWEQAEAALRQAARKYPDTPEAGSALELLAEIPYRRGQFELARQRFAELAEAAPNPARRQAARYRGAWSLIEQDRFAQARTELLGTDRPEATALAGELARAESLPRKSPRLAGGLSALLPGSGQLYVGRPRDAGLAFALNAAFLLGALEAFDNGNEVVGGILLFFEAGWYTGNIFNAANHAHRFNRDRREELKQELRGAYGVSLGRIGEVPALGISLKF is encoded by the coding sequence ATGCCCATCGCCGGAATCCTCCTTTTGGCCCTGCTGTTCGCCCCCCTGCCCGTCGCTCATGCCGGGGAGGCGGCTCTCGAAAGCGGCCACTCCTTCGCCGACGCCCTGTTTGCCGAGGGGGACTACTACCGGGCCATCACCGAGTACAAGCGCTTTCTGCACCATCACCCGGCCTCGCCCCTGGCGCCCGGCGCGGCTTTGCGCATCGGCGAATGCTTTGTTGCCGGAGAGCGCTGGGAGCAGGCCGAGGCGGCCCTGCGCCAGGCGGCCCGGAAATACCCGGACACCCCCGAGGCCGGCAGCGCACTGGAGCTGCTTGCCGAGATCCCCTACCGCCGCGGCCAGTTCGAACTGGCCAGGCAGCGCTTCGCCGAGCTGGCCGAAGCCGCCCCCAACCCGGCGCGCCGGCAGGCCGCCCGCTACCGCGGGGCCTGGAGCCTGATCGAGCAGGACCGCTTCGCCCAGGCCCGCACCGAACTGCTCGGGACCGACCGCCCCGAGGCCACGGCCCTGGCCGGGGAACTGGCGCGGGCCGAGAGCCTGCCGCGCAAGTCCCCGCGCCTGGCCGGAGGGCTTTCGGCGTTGCTGCCGGGATCCGGCCAGCTCTACGTCGGCCGTCCACGCGACGCCGGCCTGGCCTTCGCCCTCAACGCCGCGTTTCTGCTGGGCGCCCTGGAAGCCTTCGACAACGGCAACGAAGTGGTGGGCGGCATCCTGCTGTTTTTCGAGGCCGGCTGGTACACGGGCAACATCTTCAACGCCGCCAACCATGCCCACCGCTTTAACCGCGACCGGCGCGAAGAGCTGAAGCAGGAGCTGCGCGGCGCCTACGGGGTATCCCTGGGCCGGATCGGCGAGGTCCCCGCCCTTGGCATCAGCCTGAAATTCTGA
- the ispF gene encoding 2-C-methyl-D-erythritol 2,4-cyclodiphosphate synthase, giving the protein MRIGHGYDVHRLVAERKLILGGVEVPHALGLLGHSDADVLLHAICDAILGAIAEGDIGRHFPDTDPAYRGISSLKLLREVIALAEAKGYAIGNLDATVIAQRPKLAPYIRKMVANIAEACHADIRQVNVKATTTEELGFEGRAEGISAHAVVLLAPIEISRELDV; this is encoded by the coding sequence ATGCGCATAGGTCACGGCTATGATGTGCACCGCCTGGTGGCGGAGCGCAAGCTGATTCTCGGCGGGGTGGAAGTCCCCCACGCCCTGGGGCTGCTCGGCCATTCCGATGCCGACGTGCTGCTGCACGCCATCTGCGACGCGATCCTCGGCGCCATCGCCGAGGGGGATATCGGCCGGCACTTCCCCGACACCGATCCCGCCTACCGGGGGATCTCCAGCCTCAAGCTGCTGCGCGAGGTCATCGCCCTGGCCGAGGCCAAGGGCTACGCCATCGGCAACCTCGACGCCACGGTCATCGCCCAGCGCCCCAAGCTGGCCCCCTACATCCGCAAGATGGTGGCCAACATCGCCGAGGCCTGCCACGCCGACATCCGCCAGGTCAACGTCAAGGCCACCACCACCGAGGAGCTCGGCTTCGAGGGGCGGGCCGAGGGGATCTCGGCCCACGCCGTGGTGCTGCTTGCCCCTATCGAGATCAGCCGCGAACTGGACGTGTGA
- a CDS encoding CarD family transcriptional regulator yields the protein MAVYPTQGVGVIEAIESKEFSGETHNFYILRIVDSDMTIMVPVSNAEQVGLRALITKERISSVFDILEEKPDNGLVVASWSRRQREYNEKIKSGDLFEVAEVLRELYQIKEGKELSYGEKKVLELARKLLVKEIALAQGAAEEKVVERVESIFLH from the coding sequence ATGGCAGTATATCCCACCCAGGGGGTGGGGGTGATTGAAGCGATCGAATCGAAGGAGTTCTCCGGAGAAACGCACAATTTCTATATCCTGCGGATCGTCGATAGCGACATGACCATCATGGTTCCGGTCAGCAATGCCGAGCAGGTCGGACTGCGGGCCCTGATTACCAAGGAGCGCATCTCCTCGGTGTTCGATATCCTCGAGGAGAAGCCTGATAACGGCCTGGTGGTGGCCTCCTGGAGCAGGCGGCAGCGCGAGTACAACGAAAAAATCAAATCCGGCGACCTCTTCGAAGTGGCCGAGGTGCTCAGGGAACTCTACCAGATCAAGGAGGGCAAGGAACTCTCCTACGGGGAAAAGAAGGTTCTTGAGCTGGCCCGCAAGCTGCTGGTCAAGGAGATTGCCCTGGCCCAGGGAGCTGCCGAGGAGAAGGTCGTCGAGCGGGTCGAGAGCATTTTTCTCCATTAA
- a CDS encoding hybrid sensor histidine kinase/response regulator yields the protein MNAEEFVATFLQDAEEHIRAMRGDLLALEKNGSQPETVREIQRRAHNLKGSARVFGLEEVGQAAHALEDLLAPLEKGGERPAQALIDQLLAAVDELERRISLAQERGEILDNLTSILTTINGHPPSGGEMETGGSEPATATVRTSTVRLDRLANQLGELLGVKGRFESLSRQLAEVSEDLEAFLGPLRRTPHHEAGKGVLGELQRLCQQIEGETAGFAQLARELRGQALALRMRPFSSICGEFPMLVRDLAREQGKQLELVIRGEEVELDRALLEALRPMLVHMLRNAVDHGIESPADRQRAGKNPGGRIDLTARYQAGMVMVFLRDDGRGIDPQAVRQAAVRRRLVSAEEAAALTDREALYLVLRPGFSTRELITDVSGRGVGLDVVKTSLDQVKGNLELHSTPGQGTEIVLKLPLTLAVVAGLVADCEGEAFVFPLHFVSQVVRLGEGDLLSEGGREVIRHQGRFVPLLALHEVLKIPPRRHASLAGRMTAIILNFGGQALACAVSGTLGTAELLVKPLGPQLKNLRLVSGATLLGDGSPALLLSIPGLYAARQEAPGGSLRRELKARQEPSVRGRVLVVDDSITTRTMEKNILESHRYQVEVAINGQEALGKTAERDFDLVVTDIEMPGMDGFELTRALRSQPRTAEIPVVIVTSRASDEDRRRGIEVGAQAYIVKSRFEEGKLLDAVEALIG from the coding sequence GTGAACGCCGAGGAGTTCGTCGCGACCTTTCTCCAGGATGCCGAGGAACACATCCGCGCTATGCGCGGCGACCTCCTCGCCCTGGAAAAAAACGGTTCGCAGCCCGAAACGGTGCGCGAAATCCAGCGCCGGGCCCACAACCTGAAGGGGTCGGCCCGGGTGTTCGGGCTCGAGGAGGTCGGCCAGGCGGCCCACGCCCTGGAGGACCTGCTGGCTCCGCTGGAAAAAGGGGGCGAGAGGCCTGCCCAGGCGTTGATCGATCAACTGCTCGCGGCCGTCGACGAGCTGGAGCGGCGCATCTCTCTGGCCCAGGAGCGCGGCGAAATCCTCGACAACCTGACCTCGATCCTGACCACCATCAACGGGCACCCCCCGTCGGGGGGGGAAATGGAAACCGGAGGGTCGGAACCGGCCACGGCCACGGTGCGCACCAGCACCGTCCGCCTCGACCGGCTGGCCAACCAGCTGGGGGAACTGCTCGGGGTAAAGGGGCGCTTTGAGAGTCTGAGCCGCCAGCTGGCAGAAGTGAGTGAGGACCTGGAGGCGTTTCTCGGGCCGCTGCGCCGCACCCCCCATCACGAGGCGGGCAAAGGGGTGCTGGGGGAGTTGCAGCGGCTGTGCCAGCAGATCGAGGGGGAAACGGCAGGTTTCGCCCAACTGGCCAGGGAGCTGCGCGGCCAGGCCCTGGCCCTGCGCATGCGCCCCTTCTCCTCGATCTGCGGCGAGTTCCCGATGCTGGTGCGCGACCTGGCCAGGGAACAGGGCAAGCAGCTCGAGCTGGTGATCCGGGGCGAGGAGGTGGAACTCGACCGGGCTCTGCTGGAGGCGCTCAGGCCGATGCTGGTTCACATGCTGCGCAACGCGGTCGATCACGGCATCGAGTCGCCCGCGGACCGGCAGCGGGCGGGGAAGAACCCGGGGGGGCGGATCGACCTTACCGCCCGTTACCAGGCGGGCATGGTGATGGTTTTCCTGCGCGACGACGGCCGCGGCATCGACCCCCAGGCGGTTCGCCAGGCCGCGGTGCGCCGCCGCCTGGTTTCGGCCGAGGAGGCCGCGGCGCTCACCGACCGGGAAGCGCTCTACCTGGTGCTGCGGCCGGGCTTTTCCACCCGCGAGCTGATCACCGACGTCTCCGGAAGGGGGGTCGGGCTGGACGTGGTGAAAACCAGTCTCGACCAGGTCAAGGGGAACCTGGAACTCCATTCTACCCCCGGGCAGGGGACCGAAATCGTCCTCAAGCTCCCGCTGACTCTGGCGGTGGTCGCCGGGCTGGTGGCCGACTGCGAGGGGGAGGCGTTTGTTTTTCCGCTGCACTTCGTCAGCCAGGTGGTGCGGCTTGGCGAAGGGGACCTGCTCAGCGAGGGGGGGCGAGAGGTGATCCGCCACCAGGGGCGCTTCGTGCCGCTGCTGGCGTTGCACGAGGTGCTCAAGATCCCCCCCCGCCGCCACGCCTCGCTGGCCGGGCGGATGACGGCGATCATCCTCAATTTCGGCGGACAGGCCCTGGCCTGTGCCGTCTCCGGCACCCTGGGGACCGCCGAACTGCTGGTCAAGCCCCTGGGGCCCCAGCTGAAGAACCTGCGTCTGGTCTCCGGGGCGACCCTGCTGGGCGACGGCAGTCCCGCCCTGCTGCTGTCGATCCCCGGGCTCTACGCGGCCCGCCAGGAGGCCCCCGGCGGCAGCCTGCGCCGGGAGCTGAAGGCCAGACAGGAGCCCTCGGTGCGCGGACGGGTGCTGGTGGTGGATGACTCGATCACCACCCGGACCATGGAAAAGAACATCCTGGAGTCCCACCGCTACCAGGTGGAGGTCGCCATCAACGGCCAGGAGGCCCTGGGCAAGACGGCTGAGCGCGATTTCGACCTGGTGGTCACCGACATCGAGATGCCGGGGATGGACGGCTTCGAGCTGACCCGCGCCCTGCGCAGCCAGCCGCGGACCGCCGAGATTCCGGTGGTCATCGTCACCTCCCGGGCCTCGGACGAGGATCGCCGCAGGGGGATCGAGGTGGGGGCCCAGGCGTATATCGTCAAGAGCCGTTTCGAGGAGGGGAAACTGCTCGATGCCGTGGAGGCCCTGATTGGCTGA